A portion of the Wolbachia endosymbiont of Oedothorax gibbosus genome contains these proteins:
- a CDS encoding ankyrin repeat domain-containing protein → MCNIIEKYLVDKKDVNVKNDKGNTPLHLAVEEGNLEAVKHLIEKGADINAIGQHRCTPLCIAAKKGNLYLTAYILIEGADLNAQDECSWTPLYYAVYSGNIDVVRFLIDQGADYNITDNEGTPVYYAFQYGHVRIVKYFVEEKSIDPMAPINEYGSTLFGEAIVGGDLDTIKYLMSRKDVTYDCNDLLEMAILNGHLDVVEYLVEEKGVDVNFVGENGWTPLLYAVERDYIEIVKYLIEMGAYVNTTDEDGTTALHIAAEDCNFDMVECLVINGANINVRDKNGNTPLHLATQDSEYQDKRYKEDVKEYLISRGAHI, encoded by the coding sequence ATGTGTAATATCATAGAAAAGTATTTAGTAGATAAGAAAGATGTTAATGTTAAGAATGATAAAGGAAATACGCCTTTGCATTTAGCTGTGGAAGAAGGTAATCTTGAAGCAGTTAAACATCTTATAGAGAAAGGGGCTGATATTAACGCTATTGGTCAGCACAGATGTACGCCTTTGTGTATTGCTGCAAAAAAAGGTAATTTGTATCTAACTGCATATATTCTAATTGAAGGAGCTGATTTAAATGCTCAGGATGAATGTAGTTGGACTCCGTTGTATTACGCTGTCTATTCAGGAAATATTGATGTGGTAAGATTTTTAATAGATCAGGGTGCTGATTATAATATTACTGACAATGAAGGTACTCCCGTATATTATGCATTTCAATATGGTCATGTTAGAATAGTCAAATATTTTGTAGAAGAAAAGAGTATTGATCCCATGGCACCAATTAATGAATATGGCAGTACTTTATTTGGTGAAGCTATTGTAGGTGGTGATTTGGATACTATAAAATATCTGATGAGCCGAAAAGATGTCACTTATGACTGCAATGATCTATTGGAAATGGCGATATTAAATGGCCACTTGGACGTTGTTGAATATTTGGTAGAGGAGAAAGGAGTTGATGTAAATTTTGTGGGAGAAAACGGCTGGACACCTTTACTCTACGCTGTTGAGCGAGATTATATTGAAATAGTAAAATATCTAATAGAGATGGGAGCCTACGTAAATACTACAGATGAAGATGGCACTACTGCACTACACATAGCTGCTGAAGATTGTAACTTTGACATGGTCGAATGTCTTGTAATAAATGGGGCAAATATAAATGTCAGAGACAAAAATGGCAATACACCGCTGCATTTGGCTACTCAAGATAGTGAATATCAAGATAAAAGATATAAAGAGGACGTGAAGGAATACCTTATCAGTCGTGGTGCGCATATTTAG